One Candidatus Dormiibacterota bacterium DNA window includes the following coding sequences:
- a CDS encoding molybdopterin-dependent oxidoreductase produces the protein MSEPTGVEWRQTACILCYVNCGVELGVEDGRIARVRGDRAHPRSRGYLCQKAQRLHFYGEHADRLQTPLRRTAAGGFEPVSWEQAVDDLAERLSGLRAAHGGDAFAFYGGGGQGNHLGGAYGVSLMRAMGSTNYYNALAQEKTGDFWVNGHLFGAQTCHTGEDVENTDLLVVIGCNPWLAHGFANARLALKEIRNDPARRMLVIDPRRTEAADMADLHLQLRPGTDAFLLGAILAMILGRGGEDREFLDARTEGFEAVAAVLRTVDVEAWIAHAGVPIDAVERAVDLILAAPSMCVRVELGLQQSRHSTLNSYLEKLLFLLTGNFGRTGTNVLHGVLQPLWGNSRGQRSAVTGQEQIAGLYPPNRLPEEILTDHPRRVRALWVDSANPASTAADSARFARAVDALDLLVVVDVAMTETAALADYVLPASSQYEKWEYTLFTFDFPANTIHVRPPVLEPLPGTLAEPEIYTRLLRTMGALPPESTLAELRGLAATDRAGFAERVRLLLGSEPGWAAVAPAVLYETLGRTLPGGAGAAAPLWPACHTLAAREPEAVRAAGIVGEGAQLGEALFARVVSSPSGTVFSVHRHDDVWSMLRHPDRRVHLAVAPLLEWLAALEPAAEGDDPEHPFTLVAGQRRMHNANQIFRTPAWRRSDPDGALRIHPADIERLGGEAGGWMEVATPTGRLLARIEADPSLRPGVVTLPHGYGQAYPDGRGGRIVDGPRINVLTAGDDRDPIAGTPHHKNVRVRLRPAGLAEASAEEERSRRVRELAAAEREAG, from the coding sequence ATGAGTGAACCCACCGGTGTCGAGTGGCGGCAGACCGCCTGCATCCTCTGCTACGTCAACTGCGGGGTGGAGCTGGGCGTCGAGGACGGGCGCATCGCGCGGGTGCGGGGCGACCGGGCCCATCCCCGGTCGCGCGGCTACCTGTGCCAGAAGGCGCAGCGGCTCCACTTCTACGGCGAGCACGCCGACCGGCTGCAGACCCCGCTGCGGCGGACCGCCGCGGGCGGGTTCGAGCCGGTGTCATGGGAGCAGGCGGTCGACGACCTCGCCGAGCGGCTGAGCGGGTTGCGCGCGGCCCACGGCGGCGACGCCTTCGCCTTCTACGGCGGCGGCGGTCAGGGCAACCACCTCGGCGGCGCCTACGGCGTGTCGCTGATGCGGGCGATGGGCTCGACGAACTACTACAACGCCCTCGCCCAGGAGAAGACCGGGGACTTCTGGGTCAACGGCCACCTCTTCGGCGCCCAGACCTGCCACACCGGCGAGGACGTCGAGAACACCGACCTCCTGGTCGTGATCGGCTGCAACCCCTGGCTGGCCCACGGCTTTGCCAACGCCCGCCTGGCGCTGAAGGAGATCCGCAACGACCCGGCGCGGCGGATGCTGGTCATCGACCCCCGCCGCACCGAGGCGGCGGACATGGCCGACCTCCACCTCCAGCTCCGTCCCGGCACCGACGCCTTCCTGCTCGGCGCCATCCTGGCGATGATCCTCGGCCGCGGCGGCGAGGACCGCGAGTTCCTCGACGCCCGCACCGAGGGCTTCGAGGCGGTGGCGGCGGTGCTCCGCACCGTCGACGTCGAGGCATGGATCGCCCACGCCGGGGTGCCCATCGATGCCGTCGAGCGCGCCGTCGACCTCATCCTCGCCGCCCCGTCGATGTGCGTCCGGGTGGAGCTGGGGCTGCAGCAGTCCCGCCACTCCACGCTCAACTCCTACCTGGAGAAGCTGCTCTTCCTGCTCACCGGCAACTTCGGCCGCACCGGCACCAACGTCCTCCACGGCGTGCTCCAGCCGCTGTGGGGGAACTCGCGCGGCCAGCGGAGCGCGGTGACCGGCCAGGAGCAGATCGCCGGTCTCTATCCCCCCAACCGCCTGCCCGAGGAGATCCTCACCGACCACCCCCGGCGGGTCCGCGCCCTCTGGGTCGACAGCGCGAACCCGGCCAGCACCGCGGCCGACAGCGCACGCTTCGCGCGGGCGGTGGACGCGCTCGACCTGCTGGTGGTCGTCGACGTCGCCATGACCGAGACCGCGGCCCTCGCCGACTACGTGCTGCCCGCCTCCTCGCAGTACGAGAAGTGGGAGTACACGCTCTTCACCTTCGACTTCCCCGCGAACACCATCCACGTGCGCCCGCCGGTGCTCGAACCGCTGCCGGGCACGCTCGCCGAGCCGGAGATCTACACCCGCCTGCTCCGCACCATGGGGGCGCTCCCCCCGGAGAGCACGCTCGCCGAGCTGCGCGGCCTCGCCGCCACCGACCGTGCGGGGTTCGCCGAGCGGGTGCGCCTGCTGCTCGGCTCCGAGCCGGGCTGGGCCGCGGTGGCGCCGGCGGTGCTCTACGAGACCCTGGGCCGCACCCTGCCCGGGGGCGCCGGAGCGGCGGCGCCGCTGTGGCCGGCGTGCCACACCCTGGCGGCGCGCGAGCCCGAGGCGGTGCGCGCCGCGGGCATCGTCGGTGAGGGCGCGCAGCTCGGCGAGGCGCTCTTCGCCCGGGTGGTCTCGTCGCCCTCGGGGACCGTGTTCTCGGTCCACCGCCACGACGACGTGTGGTCGATGCTGCGCCACCCCGACCGACGGGTGCACCTCGCCGTCGCCCCGCTCCTCGAGTGGCTCGCCGCCCTCGAACCCGCGGCCGAGGGCGACGACCCCGAGCACCCGTTCACCCTGGTCGCCGGGCAGCGACGCATGCACAACGCCAACCAGATCTTCCGCACCCCGGCGTGGCGGAGGAGCGACCCCGACGGCGCGCTGCGCATCCATCCCGCCGACATCGAGCGGCTCGGTGGCGAGGCCGGCGGTTGGATGGAGGTGGCGACGCCGACCGGGCGGCTGCTGGCGCGCATCGAGGCCGATCCCAGCCTGCGTCCGGGCGTGGTCACCCTCCCCCACGGCTACGGGCAGGCGTACCCCGACGGCCGCGGCGGCCGGATCGTCGACGGACCGCGCATCAACGTGCTCACCGCCGGCGACGACCGCGACCCCATCGCCGGCACCCCGCACCACAAGAACGTGCGGGTGCGCCTGCGCCCCGCCGGGCTCGCCGAGGCGTCGGCCGAGGAGGAGCGCTCCCGCCGGGTCCGGGAGCTCGCCGCCGCCGAGCGCGAGGCGGGCTGA
- a CDS encoding helix-turn-helix domain-containing protein, with protein sequence MQRTSFKDMNCSLAQCLEVVGEWWSMLILRDAFLGVSRFDDFQARLGISRNVLNQRLAHLVDEGVLERVPYQQRPVRNDYRLTDKGRDLWHVLTAMRQWGDRWAAPGGPPLELLHRECGHVTEAVPTCSECGGALHARAVRAVAGPGHRGETVIPERRPRS encoded by the coding sequence ATGCAGCGGACCAGCTTCAAGGACATGAACTGCTCGCTCGCCCAGTGTTTGGAGGTGGTGGGGGAGTGGTGGTCGATGCTGATCCTGCGCGACGCGTTCCTCGGGGTCAGCCGGTTCGACGACTTCCAGGCCCGCCTCGGCATCTCCCGCAACGTGCTCAACCAGCGGCTCGCCCACCTCGTCGACGAGGGCGTGCTCGAGCGGGTGCCGTACCAGCAGCGGCCCGTCCGCAACGACTACCGCCTCACCGACAAGGGGCGCGACCTCTGGCACGTGCTCACCGCGATGCGCCAGTGGGGCGACCGGTGGGCCGCGCCCGGCGGGCCGCCCCTCGAGCTGCTGCACAGGGAGTGCGGCCATGTCACCGAGGCGGTGCCGACCTGCTCCGAGTGCGGCGGGGCCCTGCATGCCCGGGCGGTGCGCGCCGTGGCGGGCCCGGGTCACCGTGGTGAGACGGTGATCCCGGAGCGCCGCCCGCGCAGCTGA
- a CDS encoding AmiS/UreI family transporter — MAAPLPITIVFFLTGIAVWANGLFFLGAGADSKDGSNPLRAVGVITLVAGIVDFIQAFYLIQARPAPLGDAAVLLAGLVIFYAAFFTLLGATEIFGLDLRPLGNVSAAVGLAPLLYWHFFTGSWMFQSILVFWMVTFLAVTATTYGKFQPKALGVILVATAIYTFWVPAWILATGHTIP, encoded by the coding sequence ATGGCTGCACCACTTCCCATCACGATCGTCTTCTTCCTGACCGGGATCGCCGTGTGGGCGAACGGTCTGTTCTTCCTCGGAGCGGGGGCCGACTCCAAGGACGGGTCCAACCCGCTGAGGGCGGTCGGGGTGATCACCCTGGTCGCCGGCATCGTCGACTTCATCCAGGCCTTCTACCTGATCCAGGCCCGTCCCGCGCCGCTCGGCGACGCCGCAGTGCTGCTCGCCGGACTGGTGATCTTCTACGCGGCGTTCTTCACCCTCCTCGGCGCCACCGAGATCTTCGGCCTCGACCTGCGGCCCCTGGGCAACGTCTCCGCCGCGGTCGGCCTCGCCCCGCTCCTCTACTGGCACTTCTTCACCGGCAGCTGGATGTTCCAGTCGATCCTGGTCTTCTGGATGGTGACCTTCCTCGCGGTGACCGCGACCACCTACGGCAAGTTCCAGCCGAAGGCGCTCGGGGTCATCCTCGTCGCCACCGCGATCTACACCTTCTGGGTGCCGGCCTGGATCCTCGCCACCGGGCACACGATTCCGTAG
- a CDS encoding PLP-dependent aminotransferase family protein, whose translation MRANQPPIGPVLPPELRSVLAGWRNREGALRDRLAATLRLGIEAGELVPGLRLPPERSLAAQLGVGRGTVVAALATLGDLGLVERRQGSGTVVRSETTSLTSGRAAELATALQRNLLFRGLNAAGDLGVDLIGTCAPAGPAVREALRAATAAIDLDGLGAHHGVQPLGHPPLRRAVAAHLTSLGLPTTAEEVLITGGAQQAISVLATCLLEPGAVVVVEDPTFPGAIDAFRTAGARILTVPVHASGVDLDALAATMADHPVRAVYLMPTSHNPTGATLPEPGRRRLAALARAYDVPVIEDDALAELSLGGDPPPPVAVHAGGGPVLTVGSLSKLFWGGLRIGWIRGPRPLIAHLGRVKAVADLGTSIIGQAVAVGLLDRAPEIRELRRRELGEALDLLTGLLTRQLPGWTWRRPEGGSSLWVRLPFGSASELAALAGGHGVAIVPGPVMSARGAFDDHVRLPLTRDAATLRDGVGRLARAWREYERSASSSERLQVVV comes from the coding sequence ATGAGAGCCAATCAACCGCCCATTGGACCGGTCCTGCCCCCGGAGCTGCGCAGCGTGCTCGCCGGCTGGCGGAACCGGGAGGGCGCGCTGCGCGACCGCCTCGCAGCCACCCTCCGCCTCGGCATCGAGGCCGGCGAGCTGGTGCCCGGGCTTCGGCTTCCCCCGGAGCGGTCGCTCGCCGCCCAGCTCGGCGTCGGTCGCGGCACCGTGGTCGCGGCCCTCGCCACCCTGGGCGACCTGGGGCTGGTCGAGCGACGCCAGGGCAGCGGCACCGTGGTGCGCTCCGAGACCACCTCCCTCACCTCGGGACGGGCCGCGGAGCTGGCCACCGCGCTGCAGCGCAACCTGCTCTTCCGCGGGCTCAATGCCGCGGGCGACCTCGGGGTCGACCTCATCGGCACCTGCGCCCCGGCGGGGCCGGCGGTACGCGAGGCGCTGCGCGCCGCCACCGCGGCGATCGACCTCGACGGGCTGGGTGCGCACCACGGCGTCCAGCCGCTCGGCCATCCGCCGCTGCGGCGCGCCGTCGCCGCCCACCTCACCTCCCTGGGGCTCCCCACCACGGCCGAGGAGGTGCTGATCACCGGCGGCGCCCAGCAGGCGATCAGCGTTCTCGCCACCTGCCTGCTCGAGCCGGGAGCCGTGGTGGTCGTCGAGGACCCGACGTTCCCCGGCGCCATCGACGCCTTCCGCACCGCCGGGGCGCGCATCCTCACCGTGCCCGTCCACGCCTCCGGGGTCGACCTCGACGCCCTGGCGGCGACGATGGCCGACCACCCGGTGCGCGCCGTGTACCTGATGCCGACCTCCCACAATCCCACCGGCGCGACCCTGCCCGAGCCCGGGCGCCGCCGCCTCGCCGCGCTGGCACGCGCCTACGACGTGCCCGTGATCGAGGACGACGCCCTCGCCGAGCTGAGCCTCGGCGGCGACCCCCCGCCCCCGGTGGCGGTCCATGCCGGCGGCGGCCCGGTGCTCACCGTCGGCTCGCTGAGCAAGCTCTTCTGGGGCGGGCTGCGGATCGGATGGATCCGCGGGCCCCGCCCGCTGATCGCCCACCTCGGCCGGGTGAAGGCGGTGGCCGACCTGGGCACGTCGATCATCGGCCAGGCGGTCGCCGTCGGCCTGCTCGACCGGGCGCCCGAGATCCGCGAGCTGCGGCGCCGCGAGCTGGGCGAGGCCCTCGACCTGCTCACCGGCCTGCTCACCCGGCAGCTCCCCGGCTGGACCTGGCGCCGGCCGGAGGGCGGTAGCAGCCTCTGGGTCCGCCTGCCCTTCGGCAGCGCGAGCGAGCTGGCGGCGCTGGCCGGCGGCCACGGGGTGGCGATCGTCCCCGGGCCGGTGATGTCCGCCCGCGGCGCCTTCGACGATCACGTGCGGTTGCCGCTCACCCGCGACGCCGCCACCCTCCGCGACGGCGTCGGCCGCCTCGCCCGGGCGTGGCGCGAGTACGAGCGGTCGGCGTCGAGCTCCGAGCGGCTGCAGGTCGTCGTCTGA
- a CDS encoding metalloregulator ArsR/SmtB family transcription factor yields the protein MPNSAGRSPRTSNSGDIRSIHVEDVARARALIARTDHDGLAELFGALGDPTRLAIVQILLAQEMCTCDLAATLRLSEPAVSQHLRILRNLDMVSWRRAGRMVYYAVDDRTVRKLVDLASRRQPREPRPRFGEISDAAAR from the coding sequence GTGCCCAATTCTGCGGGACGCAGTCCCCGAACCTCCAACTCCGGCGATATCCGGTCGATCCACGTCGAGGACGTGGCCCGGGCGCGCGCGCTGATCGCCCGCACCGACCACGACGGTCTCGCCGAGCTCTTCGGGGCCCTCGGCGACCCCACCCGCCTGGCCATCGTCCAGATCCTGCTCGCCCAGGAGATGTGCACGTGCGACCTCGCCGCCACCCTGCGGCTCTCGGAGCCGGCGGTGTCGCAGCACCTTCGCATCCTGCGCAACCTGGACATGGTGAGCTGGCGGCGCGCCGGCAGGATGGTCTACTACGCGGTCGACGACCGCACCGTGCGCAAGCTCGTCGACCTGGCGTCGCGGCGGCAGCCGCGCGAGCCCCGGCCCCGCTTCGGCGAGATCAGCGACGCGGCCGCTCGCTGA
- a CDS encoding NRAMP family divalent metal transporter — translation MRGFAAVDAAGSAVVDPAHLGDIQGAWGRLPVRELAPRRSRRGRLAALAVVAGPGLLAMVADNDAGGVAIYAEAGQDHGTRLLWMLLLLLPVAIVNQEMAARVGAVSGVGHARLILARFGRFWTGLALGDLVLLSGLTLITEFIGVRIAAGALGVPARPAVALSAAALLAATLTGSFRRWERMMYVLIAVDLVIVPLGILGGGGDARPSDLLLPGIGGPDSDAAVLLVALAGTTIAPWQLFFQQSSVVDKRITPRWLGYERFETVVGAVLMVAGAAVVMTVTAAAFRGTPLAGHFTDTAGVMQGIGARLGGAARTLFAVVLLDGSLLGGMAVTLAASYACSEVTGARHSLHRAPRRAPVFYGLIAAMIVAAAGVALLPGVAPGMLTVLVQALAGLLLPSATIFLLLLSNDTQVLGPWVNPPWLNWVASTVVAALLLLSMLLVVTSVDPDIPLLPLGVVLGSLAAAGLLVAGVLTGWGRRAWARAEFLDTARPGIRVVGPGDLVVLPPRSRPVSRLAQRRRRWRTPPLEELARPHLSRGRMLGMVALRAYLIVAVCVVGLRGVVALLGR, via the coding sequence GTGCGCGGCTTCGCCGCCGTCGACGCCGCCGGCTCGGCCGTGGTCGACCCCGCCCACCTGGGCGACATCCAGGGCGCCTGGGGCCGGCTGCCCGTCCGCGAGCTGGCGCCGCGCCGCTCCCGGCGGGGGCGGCTCGCCGCGCTGGCGGTGGTGGCGGGCCCGGGCCTGCTCGCCATGGTCGCCGACAACGACGCCGGCGGCGTCGCGATCTACGCCGAGGCCGGGCAGGACCACGGCACCCGGCTGCTCTGGATGCTGCTGCTGCTGCTCCCCGTCGCCATCGTCAACCAGGAGATGGCCGCCCGCGTGGGGGCGGTGAGCGGCGTCGGCCACGCCCGCCTCATCCTCGCCCGCTTCGGCCGCTTCTGGACCGGGCTCGCCCTCGGCGACCTGGTGCTCCTCAGCGGGCTCACCCTGATCACCGAGTTCATCGGCGTCCGGATCGCGGCCGGCGCGCTCGGCGTGCCCGCCCGACCGGCGGTGGCGCTGTCCGCCGCCGCCCTGCTCGCCGCCACCCTGACCGGCAGCTTCCGCCGCTGGGAGCGGATGATGTACGTGCTCATCGCCGTCGACCTCGTCATCGTCCCGCTCGGCATCCTGGGCGGTGGCGGGGATGCCCGCCCGAGCGACCTCCTGCTCCCCGGCATCGGCGGTCCCGACAGCGACGCGGCGGTCCTGCTGGTTGCGCTCGCCGGCACCACCATCGCTCCCTGGCAGCTCTTCTTCCAGCAGTCGAGCGTGGTCGACAAGCGGATCACCCCGCGCTGGCTGGGCTACGAGCGGTTCGAGACGGTGGTGGGGGCGGTGCTGATGGTCGCCGGAGCGGCGGTGGTGATGACGGTCACGGCCGCCGCCTTCCGCGGCACCCCTCTGGCCGGCCACTTCACCGACACCGCGGGAGTGATGCAGGGGATCGGCGCCCGCCTGGGCGGCGCCGCCCGGACGCTCTTCGCGGTGGTGCTCCTCGACGGCTCGCTGCTCGGCGGCATGGCGGTGACCCTCGCCGCCTCCTACGCCTGCTCCGAGGTGACCGGTGCCCGCCACTCGCTCCACCGCGCCCCGCGCCGTGCCCCCGTCTTCTACGGCCTCATCGCGGCGATGATCGTGGCCGCGGCGGGGGTGGCGCTCCTCCCCGGGGTGGCGCCGGGGATGCTCACGGTGCTGGTCCAGGCCCTCGCCGGCCTGCTGCTGCCGAGCGCCACCATCTTCCTGCTGCTGCTCAGCAACGACACCCAGGTCCTGGGTCCATGGGTCAACCCGCCCTGGCTGAACTGGGTGGCGTCCACGGTGGTGGCCGCCCTTCTCCTGCTCTCCATGCTCCTCGTGGTCACCTCGGTGGACCCCGACATCCCGCTGCTGCCGCTGGGCGTCGTGCTCGGCAGCCTGGCCGCGGCCGGCCTGCTCGTCGCCGGGGTGCTGACCGGGTGGGGCCGGCGCGCCTGGGCCCGGGCCGAGTTCCTCGACACCGCCCGGCCGGGGATCCGCGTGGTCGGCCCCGGCGACCTGGTGGTGCTCCCCCCGCGCTCCCGGCCGGTGAGCAGGCTGGCGCAGCGCCGCCGCCGCTGGCGCACCCCGCCGCTCGAGGAGCTGGCCCGCCCGCACCTCTCCCGCGGCCGCATGCTCGGGATGGTGGCGCTCCGCGCCTACCTGATCGTGGCGGTGTGCGTGGTCGGGCTCCGGGGTGTGGTGGCGCTGCTGGGGCGCTGA
- a CDS encoding HoxN/HupN/NixA family nickel/cobalt transporter, whose translation MAVVAERRAERTGPERMSRPEWRRLGGFYAVVALLHVVGWGTFLLVVLPAHYQALGLGTATLAYTFGMRHAFDADHISAIDNTTRKLMADGQRPMGVGFFFSLGHSTVVFGLAVGLAVAARRIAGAVTSGGSALHSTGGLIGTLVSGTFLYLIGIVNLVVLLGIIRVFREMRSGRYDDDALERKLNDRGLLFRFFGPLARSIHSSWQLYPLGVLFGLGFDTATEVGLLALAAGAAGTGLPFYAILCLPVIFAAGMSLLDTADGAFMCKAYGWAFSNPVRKVYYNITITGLSVGVALLVGTIEIVGLLAGRLGWSGGLWDRVTGVDLNTIGFVIVAMFVVTWGLALAVWKLGHVEERWSRSLLSGATAAHEAQLVGVAQGDRQRLDEVVEPGGDGGEVRVGRP comes from the coding sequence ATGGCGGTGGTCGCGGAGAGGCGGGCGGAGCGGACCGGTCCGGAGCGGATGAGCCGGCCCGAATGGCGGCGGCTGGGGGGCTTCTACGCCGTCGTGGCGCTGCTCCACGTGGTCGGCTGGGGCACCTTCCTGCTGGTGGTGCTGCCCGCCCACTACCAGGCGCTGGGCCTGGGCACGGCCACGCTCGCGTACACCTTCGGGATGCGCCACGCCTTCGACGCCGACCACATCTCCGCCATCGACAACACCACCCGCAAGCTGATGGCCGACGGCCAGCGGCCGATGGGGGTGGGCTTCTTCTTCTCGCTCGGCCACTCCACCGTGGTGTTCGGGCTCGCGGTGGGCCTGGCCGTCGCCGCCCGGCGGATCGCCGGTGCCGTGACCTCGGGCGGCTCGGCGCTGCACAGCACCGGCGGGCTGATCGGGACCCTGGTGTCAGGAACCTTCCTCTACCTGATCGGCATCGTCAACCTGGTGGTGCTGCTCGGCATCATCCGGGTGTTCCGCGAGATGCGCAGCGGCCGCTACGACGACGACGCCCTGGAGCGGAAGCTCAACGACCGCGGCCTGCTCTTCCGCTTCTTCGGGCCGCTGGCCCGGAGCATCCACTCCAGCTGGCAGCTCTATCCCCTGGGGGTGCTCTTCGGCCTCGGCTTCGACACCGCGACCGAGGTCGGGCTGCTGGCGCTGGCCGCGGGAGCGGCCGGCACCGGGCTGCCCTTCTACGCCATCCTCTGCCTGCCGGTGATCTTCGCCGCGGGGATGTCGCTGCTCGACACCGCCGACGGCGCCTTCATGTGCAAGGCGTACGGGTGGGCGTTCTCCAACCCGGTGCGCAAGGTCTACTACAACATCACCATCACCGGCCTCTCGGTCGGCGTGGCACTGCTGGTGGGCACCATCGAGATCGTCGGCCTCCTCGCCGGCCGCCTGGGCTGGAGCGGCGGCCTCTGGGACCGGGTGACCGGCGTCGACCTCAACACCATCGGCTTCGTCATCGTGGCGATGTTCGTGGTGACCTGGGGGCTTGCGCTCGCCGTCTGGAAGCTCGGCCATGTCGAGGAGCGCTGGTCACGATCGCTGCTCTCCGGCGCGACCGCCGCGCACGAGGCGCAGCTGGTCGGGGTTGCCCAGGGTGATCGCCAGCGGCTGGACGAGGTCGTCGAGCCCGGCGGTGACGGTGGCGAGGTCCGCGTGGGCCGGCCCTGA
- the cdd gene encoding cytidine deaminase, protein MDSLPSGVDPGDQALYEVAREAAASAHAPYSRFRVGAAVRTLAGGVFQGCNVENASYGLSVCAERSAVFAAVATEGPGMRLDAVAVFADARTVPPCGACRQVIAEFGPDARVIFRSEGRPVATSASALLPHRFELDP, encoded by the coding sequence TTGGACAGCCTGCCCAGCGGCGTGGACCCTGGTGACCAGGCCCTCTACGAGGTCGCCCGGGAGGCCGCGGCGAGCGCCCACGCGCCCTACTCGCGCTTCCGGGTCGGGGCGGCGGTGCGCACCCTCGCCGGCGGGGTCTTCCAGGGCTGCAACGTGGAGAACGCCAGCTACGGGCTCAGCGTCTGCGCCGAGCGGAGCGCGGTCTTCGCCGCCGTCGCCACCGAGGGCCCGGGGATGCGCCTCGACGCCGTCGCCGTCTTCGCCGACGCCCGCACCGTCCCCCCCTGCGGCGCCTGCCGCCAGGTCATCGCCGAGTTCGGCCCCGACGCCCGCGTCATCTTCCGCTCCGAGGGCCGACCGGTCGCGACCAGCGCCTCCGCCCTCCTCCCCCACCGCTTCGAGCTGGACCCGTAG
- a CDS encoding DinB family protein: protein MEKEGDVKARLLGSAEDAFAAFERLLTAIPLDRRSGGWSVREVIGHLASWTEAAARGILEDIAGFPWHDEERDAFNGRARRQVSVESDAQLVQRYSAARTTFLATLMAAPPAALAPGAAAGEWARGIVEHYMGHIARLEGRTAA, encoded by the coding sequence GTGGAGAAAGAGGGCGACGTCAAGGCCCGGCTCCTCGGTTCGGCCGAGGACGCTTTTGCTGCGTTCGAGCGCCTGCTGACCGCCATCCCGCTGGACCGCCGCTCCGGCGGCTGGAGCGTGCGGGAGGTGATCGGGCACCTCGCCTCCTGGACCGAGGCGGCGGCGCGCGGCATCCTCGAGGACATCGCCGGCTTCCCCTGGCACGACGAGGAGCGCGACGCCTTCAACGGCCGGGCCCGGAGGCAGGTCTCGGTGGAGAGCGACGCGCAGCTGGTGCAGCGCTACTCCGCCGCTCGCACCACCTTCCTCGCCACCCTGATGGCGGCGCCGCCGGCGGCTCTGGCGCCGGGGGCGGCCGCCGGCGAGTGGGCCCGGGGCATCGTCGAGCACTACATGGGGCATATCGCCAGGCTCGAGGGCAGGACCGCGGCATAG
- a CDS encoding cysteine hydrolase — MPDLLVGQPVVLSIDVQQDGSAVDGPIPHMPGFEQRLERSVEIVEAAREVGVPVIFVQERHARTWVDFGRELDGRERAHCLEDDPGTALHPRLRPQPDEYHVPKRRYSAFFGTDLDILLRGLRARTLLLLGSLTDVCVHYTFADAHQHDYVVRVAADAVGGSSLPAHEASLLAMEYLQTGAVRMTREVVAALHEYGGPRRPSVRPRLVVGAM, encoded by the coding sequence GTGCCCGATCTCCTGGTGGGCCAGCCGGTGGTCCTGTCCATCGACGTGCAGCAGGACGGCTCCGCCGTGGACGGTCCGATCCCGCACATGCCCGGATTCGAGCAGCGGCTCGAGCGCTCGGTCGAGATCGTGGAGGCGGCGCGTGAGGTCGGTGTCCCGGTCATCTTCGTACAGGAGCGCCACGCACGCACCTGGGTGGACTTCGGGCGTGAGCTCGACGGCCGCGAGCGGGCGCACTGCCTCGAGGACGACCCCGGCACCGCGCTGCATCCGCGGCTGCGGCCGCAGCCCGACGAGTACCACGTGCCCAAGCGCCGCTACTCGGCGTTCTTCGGCACCGACCTCGACATCCTGCTCCGCGGCCTGAGGGCGCGGACGCTGCTGCTCCTCGGCAGCCTCACCGACGTCTGCGTGCACTACACCTTCGCCGACGCACACCAGCACGACTACGTGGTGCGGGTCGCCGCCGATGCCGTGGGCGGCTCGTCGCTGCCCGCGCACGAGGCCTCGCTGCTCGCGATGGAGTACCTGCAGACCGGGGCGGTGCGCATGACCCGGGAGGTCGTCGCCGCGCTGCACGAGTACGGCGGGCCGCGGCGGCCGTCGGTGCGTCCCCGGCTGGTGGTGGGCGCGATGTGA